CGACTGACCACCTACCAAAATCACATCAGAAATATCAGAAGCTGACAGACCGGCATCTTTCAGGGCGATACGGCAAGGCTCAATCGTACGATCAACCAGATCAGCTACCAGACCTTCCAGTTTTGCACGGGTAATATTGATGACCAAGTGCTTAGGGCCAGTCGCGTCAGCCGTGATGTATGGCAGGTTGATCTCAGTTGCGTTAGAAGAAGAAAGCTCGATTTTAGCTTTTTCTGCTGCTTCTTTCAGACGTTGTAATGCCAGTGGATCATTTTTCAGATTCACATTTTGTTCTTTCTTGAACTCTTCAACCAGATAGTCGATCAGGGTATTATCGAAGTCTTCACCACCCAGGAATGTATCACCATTGGTCGACAATACTTCGATTTGCTGGTCACCATCCAGGTCGGCAATTTCAATAATTGAAACGTCGAAAGTACCACCACCCAAGTCATAGACAGCCACTTTACGGTCGCCTTCTTTCTTGTCCATACCGAATGCCAGGGCAGCTGCCGTTGGTTCGTTGATGATACGCTTCACATCTAAACCAGCAATTTTACCTGCATCTTTCGTTGCTTGACGTTGTGCATCGTTAAAATAGGCAGGCACGGTTACCACAGCTTCAGTCACTGTTTCACCTAAATAATCTTCCGCAGTTTTCTTCATTTTTTTCAGAACTTCTGCAGAGATTTGCTGTGGAGCAAGTTTCTTATCGTTTACTTCAACCCAAGCATCGCCATTGTCTGCTTTAATGATTTTATAAGGTACAAGACCGATATCTTTTTGTACGGCCTGATCTTCATAACGACGACCAATCAGACGCTTGATTGCGAACAGGGTATTTTTCGGGTTAGTTACCGCCTGACGTTTTGCAGACTGACCTACCAGAATTTCACCATCTTTATACGCAATAATAGATGGAGTGGTACGCGCACCTTCCGCGTTTTCAATTACTTTAACTTTGTCGCCTTCAAGTACAGCTACGCAAGAGTTAGTTGTACCTAAGTCAATACCAATGATTTTAGCCATTTGGAGGT
The nucleotide sequence above comes from Acinetobacter sp. 10FS3-1. Encoded proteins:
- the dnaK gene encoding molecular chaperone DnaK encodes the protein MAKIIGIDLGTTNSCVAVLEGDKVKVIENAEGARTTPSIIAYKDGEILVGQSAKRQAVTNPKNTLFAIKRLIGRRYEDQAVQKDIGLVPYKIIKADNGDAWVEVNDKKLAPQQISAEVLKKMKKTAEDYLGETVTEAVVTVPAYFNDAQRQATKDAGKIAGLDVKRIINEPTAAALAFGMDKKEGDRKVAVYDLGGGTFDVSIIEIADLDGDQQIEVLSTNGDTFLGGEDFDNTLIDYLVEEFKKEQNVNLKNDPLALQRLKEAAEKAKIELSSSNATEINLPYITADATGPKHLVINITRAKLEGLVADLVDRTIEPCRIALKDAGLSASDISDVILVGGQSRMPLVQQKVQEFFGREPRKDVNPDEAVAMGAAIQGAVLSGDKTDVLLLDVTPLTLGIETMGGVLTPIIEKNTTIPAKKSQVFSTAADNQPAVDISVYQGERKMAQQNKLLGNFQLGDIPPAPRGVPQIEVSFDINADGILKVSAKDKSTGKEQSIQIKANSGLSDAEIEAMIKDAEANAEEDRKFEELAKARNEADALVSSAQKAVKDLGEQVTADEKTAVETAVSELETATRENDVEEIKAKTEALQNIIMPITQRAYEAAQGQGGAQGFDPNAFQGGEAGQSQKADDGVVDAEFTEVKDDKK